Proteins from a single region of Pseudodesulfovibrio portus:
- a CDS encoding respiratory chain complex I subunit 1 family protein, with product MDTLILVIIGLVAGPILGGLIAGLDRRVTAWFQSRQGPPIMQAFYDVAKLLGKEKMVVNQWQILCAWVYLIAAATSVALFFAQGDLLLIFFVQAVGAVFLVMGAMAAKSPYSQVGAQRELMQILAYEPVLILVFVGFYLVTGSFSIEAVWSQEMPLLAKMPLLYLALGYALTIKLRKSPFDFSTSHHGHQELVKGVLTEYSGPYLALIEIAHWYETILVLGLCALFWHTNVAWMAVLLVATYMLEILVDNTMARMTWRWMLKRVWVLGMGMSVVNLIWLYAG from the coding sequence ATGGATACGCTTATTCTCGTCATCATCGGTCTTGTGGCCGGTCCGATTCTCGGCGGCCTGATCGCCGGTCTGGACCGTCGCGTCACCGCCTGGTTCCAGTCCCGTCAGGGTCCGCCGATCATGCAGGCCTTCTATGATGTGGCCAAGCTGCTCGGCAAGGAAAAGATGGTCGTCAACCAGTGGCAGATCCTCTGCGCCTGGGTGTACCTCATCGCCGCCGCCACCTCGGTGGCCCTGTTCTTCGCCCAGGGCGACCTGCTGCTCATCTTCTTCGTTCAGGCCGTGGGCGCGGTCTTCCTGGTCATGGGCGCCATGGCCGCCAAGTCCCCGTACTCCCAGGTGGGCGCACAGCGCGAGCTGATGCAGATTCTGGCCTACGAGCCGGTCCTGATTCTGGTCTTCGTCGGCTTCTACCTGGTCACCGGCTCCTTCTCCATCGAGGCCGTCTGGTCCCAGGAGATGCCGCTGCTGGCCAAGATGCCTCTCCTGTACCTGGCCCTGGGCTACGCCCTGACCATCAAGTTGCGGAAGTCGCCGTTCGACTTCTCCACCTCCCATCACGGCCATCAGGAACTGGTCAAGGGCGTGCTCACCGAGTACTCCGGCCCCTACCTGGCCCTGATCGAGATCGCCCACTGGTACGAGACCATCCTGGTGCTCGGCCTGTGCGCGCTCTTCTGGCACACCAACGTGGCCTGGATGGCGGTGCTCCTGGTCGCCACCTACATGCTCGAAATCCTGGTGGACAACACCATGGCCCGCATGACCTGGCGCTGGATGCTCAAGCGTGTCTGGGTGCTCGGCATGGGCATGTCCGTCGTTAACCTCATCTGGCTGTACGCGGGGTAA
- a CDS encoding NADH-quinone oxidoreductase subunit B family protein codes for MFGSFIKKSRAKSPWIMHFDCGSCNGCDIEVLACLTPLYDVERFGVINVGNPKHADVLLVTGTVNHRNKKVLKNIYDQMPEPKAVIAIGACGNSGGVFREAYNVVGGVDKVIPVDVYVPGCPAKPEAIIDGVVAGLAKFAQKVEEA; via the coding sequence ATGTTCGGTTCATTCATCAAAAAATCTCGCGCCAAGTCTCCGTGGATCATGCATTTCGACTGCGGAAGCTGCAACGGCTGCGATATCGAGGTTCTGGCCTGCCTGACTCCGCTCTACGACGTGGAGCGGTTCGGCGTCATCAACGTGGGCAACCCCAAGCACGCCGACGTGCTCCTGGTCACCGGCACGGTCAACCACCGCAACAAGAAAGTGCTCAAGAACATCTACGACCAGATGCCCGAGCCCAAGGCCGTCATCGCCATCGGCGCTTGCGGCAACTCCGGCGGCGTGTTCCGCGAGGCCTACAATGTCGTGGGCGGCGTGGACAAGGTCATCCCGGTGGACGTCTACGTCCCCGGCTGCCCGGCCAAGCCCGAGGCAATCATCGACGGCGTGGTCGCGGGCCTGGCAAAGTTCGCGCAGAAAGTGGAAGAAGCCTAA
- a CDS encoding NADH-quinone oxidoreductase subunit C, whose amino-acid sequence MIGTIKDVTLDTIVGEVMNMKNDGQRLVTYSTYEAGEGKIGILYHFDKNLETSHLRLVADMDKPIPSVSGVYFAALLVENEIRDQWDVKFDGLVLDFNRTLYLDPEVTQVPLASNVKIAPKK is encoded by the coding sequence ATGATAGGTACGATAAAAGACGTGACCCTCGACACCATTGTCGGCGAGGTCATGAATATGAAGAACGATGGTCAGCGGCTGGTCACCTACTCCACCTACGAGGCGGGGGAAGGCAAGATCGGCATTCTGTACCACTTCGACAAGAATCTGGAAACTTCCCACCTGCGGCTCGTGGCCGACATGGACAAGCCCATTCCGAGCGTGTCCGGCGTCTACTTCGCCGCCCTGCTGGTGGAAAACGAAATCCGCGACCAGTGGGACGTCAAGTTCGACGGCCTGGTCCTCGACTTCAACCGCACGCTCTATCTTGACCCCGAGGTGACCCAGGTTCCCCTGGCTTCCAACGTCAAGATCGCGCCGAAAAAATAG
- a CDS encoding 4Fe-4S binding protein encodes MLFTPTVVKNLLKKPATRNYPFVVREPFPNFRGELVIDIDKCIFCGMCSRKCPSQCITVDKEKGTWSCDLHACISCGYCRDHCPTKCLTMKDTHRKPLTERTVWVEQGTPPKPKKKKAPAEKKDDE; translated from the coding sequence ATGCTGTTTACACCCACAGTCGTCAAGAACCTGCTCAAGAAGCCCGCGACCCGCAACTATCCGTTCGTGGTCCGCGAGCCGTTCCCCAACTTCCGGGGCGAGTTGGTCATCGACATCGACAAGTGCATCTTCTGCGGCATGTGCTCACGCAAGTGCCCCAGCCAGTGCATCACCGTGGACAAAGAGAAGGGCACCTGGTCCTGCGACCTGCACGCCTGCATCTCCTGCGGCTACTGCCGCGACCACTGCCCGACCAAGTGCCTGACCATGAAGGACACGCACCGCAAGCCGCTCACCGAGCGGACCGTCTGGGTCGAGCAGGGCACGCCGCCCAAGCCCAAGAAGAAAAAAGCCCCCGCCGAGAAGAAGGACGACGAATAG
- a CDS encoding hydrogenase large subunit has protein sequence MATTVIPFGPQHPVLPEPVHLTLKVEDEIVKEAIPALGYVHRGLEKLADIRDFHQMITVCERVCGICSMIHGACYSQSIEELMGIEITDRAKLLRVIWSELHRTHSHLLWLGLFADAFGFESLFMQFWKIRERIMDINEATAGSRVIVSVNVIGGVRADLSPDQIRWILSEIDIVEKETKALQDTIMNDYSVKARTVDVGVLTYDQAYELGAAGPTLRGSGVAQDMRMLGYGGYEFLDFEPVVETSGDCWARSTVRFREVLQSIDLVRQAISKLPEGELAVKVKGNPPEGEVYHRVEQPRGECVYYIRGNGTKHLDRLRIRTPTFANIPPLLAMMPGCELADVPVNVLSIDPCISCTER, from the coding sequence ATGGCTACTACCGTAATTCCCTTCGGCCCGCAGCATCCCGTCCTCCCGGAGCCGGTCCACCTGACCCTCAAGGTGGAGGACGAGATCGTCAAAGAGGCCATCCCCGCGCTGGGCTACGTCCACCGCGGCCTGGAGAAGCTGGCCGACATCCGCGACTTCCACCAGATGATCACCGTGTGCGAGCGCGTCTGCGGTATCTGCTCCATGATCCACGGCGCCTGCTACTCGCAGTCCATCGAGGAACTCATGGGCATCGAGATCACCGACCGCGCCAAGCTTTTGCGGGTCATCTGGAGTGAGCTGCACCGCACCCACTCCCACCTGCTGTGGCTGGGCCTCTTTGCCGACGCCTTCGGCTTCGAGTCCCTGTTCATGCAGTTCTGGAAGATTCGCGAGCGCATCATGGACATCAACGAGGCAACCGCAGGTTCCCGCGTCATCGTGTCCGTGAACGTCATCGGCGGCGTGCGCGCCGACCTCTCTCCCGATCAGATCCGCTGGATTCTGTCCGAGATCGACATCGTGGAGAAGGAGACCAAGGCGCTGCAGGACACCATCATGAACGACTACTCGGTCAAGGCCCGCACCGTTGACGTCGGCGTCCTGACCTACGACCAGGCCTACGAACTCGGCGCGGCAGGCCCGACCCTGCGCGGTTCCGGCGTGGCCCAGGACATGCGCATGCTCGGCTACGGCGGTTACGAGTTCCTGGACTTCGAACCGGTCGTGGAGACCTCCGGCGACTGCTGGGCGCGTTCCACGGTCCGTTTCCGCGAAGTGCTCCAGTCCATCGACCTGGTCCGTCAGGCCATCTCCAAGCTCCCCGAGGGCGAGCTGGCAGTCAAGGTCAAGGGCAACCCGCCCGAGGGCGAGGTCTACCACCGGGTGGAGCAGCCGCGCGGCGAGTGCGTCTACTACATCCGCGGCAACGGCACCAAGCATCTGGACCGCTTGCGTATCCGCACCCCCACGTTCGCCAACATCCCGCCGCTTCTGGCGATGATGCCCGGGTGCGAACTGGCCGACGTGCCGGTCAACGTCCTGTCCATCGACCCGTGCATCAGCTGCACGGAACGCTAG
- a CDS encoding VPLPA-CTERM sorting domain-containing protein, which produces MKKICALIMLVMLSLPCAAQAYYFEVTYFNSTSDALSNNASWDTHGDQVDFVANGMDSDSSYSGQVTAQFVLYSDYGRNIVTGVNATLTDISNYFAYTPDTPYLSVTSTFDLSEPMGEWVSVLSDTYSEEISAGGSSLSATSLEYYDLMLITGMTYQLVFTYESMSTGPFSTANREISIDINQEDMPTPIPGAVWLLGTGLVGLVGLRRKLG; this is translated from the coding sequence ATGAAGAAAATTTGTGCGTTGATCATGCTTGTCATGCTGAGCCTGCCGTGCGCGGCGCAGGCCTATTACTTCGAGGTGACGTATTTCAACTCGACCTCGGACGCCCTGTCCAACAATGCATCCTGGGACACCCATGGCGACCAGGTGGATTTCGTGGCAAACGGCATGGATTCCGACAGCAGCTACAGCGGACAGGTCACGGCCCAATTCGTCCTGTACTCGGACTATGGCCGCAACATCGTCACCGGCGTGAACGCCACCCTGACGGACATCTCCAACTACTTCGCCTACACGCCGGACACGCCCTACCTGTCCGTGACCAGCACGTTCGATCTTTCCGAGCCCATGGGAGAGTGGGTTTCCGTGCTGTCGGATACCTACTCCGAAGAGATTTCCGCCGGGGGCAGCTCCCTGTCGGCGACCAGCCTCGAGTATTACGACCTGATGCTCATCACCGGCATGACGTACCAGCTGGTGTTCACCTATGAGAGCATGTCGACCGGCCCGTTCTCGACGGCCAACCGGGAGATTTCCATCGACATCAATCAGGAAGACATGCCCACGCCCATCCCCGGCGCTGTCTGGCTGCTGGGCACCGGCCTGGTCGGCCTGGTCGGCCTGCGCAGGAAGCTCGGTTAG